In Haloterrigena turkmenica DSM 5511, a single genomic region encodes these proteins:
- a CDS encoding 4-phosphopantoate--beta-alanine ligase: MTDYDTVSADVEHEKEIPEDHPRYQDLLTRHRIEKGVEKGITHLQGMHAEGRGSAFDYLLGEETIPSADEAERAAAAHLLLAERPVLSINGNVAALVPGEMVELAEATGADLEVNLFNRTPERIEAIADHLREHGAADVKGLEADARIPNLDHQRAKVDEDGIYAADVVLVPLEDGDRAEALDEMAKTEIVIDLNPLSRSPQVADVPIVDNIIRAVPNVTAHARELADADESELEAIVEEFDREAALEEAEERIRSGEL; the protein is encoded by the coding sequence GTGACCGATTACGACACCGTCTCCGCCGACGTCGAGCACGAGAAGGAGATTCCGGAGGACCACCCGAGATACCAGGACCTGCTCACCCGCCACCGGATCGAGAAGGGCGTCGAGAAGGGAATCACGCACCTGCAGGGGATGCACGCCGAGGGCCGGGGGAGCGCCTTCGACTACCTGCTCGGCGAGGAGACGATCCCCAGCGCCGACGAGGCCGAGCGGGCGGCCGCCGCGCACTTGCTGCTCGCCGAGCGGCCCGTGCTCTCGATCAACGGCAACGTCGCCGCGCTCGTCCCCGGCGAGATGGTCGAGTTGGCCGAGGCCACCGGCGCCGACCTCGAGGTCAACCTCTTCAACCGCACCCCCGAGCGAATCGAGGCGATCGCCGACCACCTCCGCGAGCACGGCGCCGCGGACGTCAAGGGCCTCGAGGCCGACGCGCGCATTCCCAATCTGGACCACCAGCGCGCGAAGGTCGACGAGGACGGCATCTACGCGGCCGACGTCGTGCTCGTCCCCTTAGAGGACGGCGACCGCGCCGAGGCGTTAGACGAGATGGCCAAGACCGAGATCGTGATCGACCTCAACCCGCTCTCGCGGTCGCCTCAGGTCGCCGACGTGCCGATCGTCGACAACATCATCCGCGCCGTGCCGAACGTGACCGCACACGCCCGGGAGCTGGCCGACGCCGACGAGTCGGAACTCGAGGCGATCGTCGAGGAATTCGACCGCGAGGCGGCCCTCGAGGAGGCCGAGGAACGGATTCGGTCGGGCGAGCTGTGA
- a CDS encoding class I SAM-dependent methyltransferase — MATDRRDRTPTADPPATDDEHAAHLERSRRVWDRWSDWYGTSESDFEPIREAAIDRLDLQRGDRVLEIGCGPGVNFERVRRDIGAEGELVAVDYSPGMLENARARIEAHGWENVRVLRADATTVEFDDPFDVALATLSLSVMPDIRRAAETVYRSLVPGGRIAVVDIRSFPSGPARVLNPLVRRFLRWYANWNPDGGVVDALATVFDECEVVDTHMAGTSYTVVCEKRDAG, encoded by the coding sequence ATGGCTACGGACCGACGAGACCGAACCCCGACAGCCGATCCCCCCGCCACGGACGACGAGCACGCCGCCCACCTCGAGCGCAGCCGGCGGGTCTGGGACCGCTGGAGCGACTGGTACGGGACGAGCGAGTCGGACTTCGAACCGATTCGCGAGGCGGCCATCGATCGACTCGACCTGCAACGGGGCGACCGCGTGCTCGAGATCGGTTGCGGCCCCGGCGTCAACTTCGAGCGGGTGCGACGCGACATCGGCGCGGAGGGCGAACTCGTCGCCGTCGACTACAGCCCCGGCATGCTCGAGAACGCGCGGGCGCGAATCGAGGCGCACGGCTGGGAGAACGTCCGGGTGCTCCGGGCCGACGCGACGACCGTCGAGTTCGACGACCCCTTCGACGTGGCGCTCGCGACGCTCTCCCTCTCCGTCATGCCCGATATCCGCCGCGCCGCGGAGACCGTTTACCGATCCCTCGTCCCGGGCGGACGCATCGCGGTCGTCGACATCCGGTCGTTTCCGAGCGGCCCCGCTCGAGTCCTGAATCCCCTCGTCCGACGGTTCCTCCGCTGGTACGCGAACTGGAATCCGGACGGCGGCGTCGTGGACGCGCTCGCGACGGTCTTCGACGAGTGCGAGGTCGTCGACACCCACATGGCCGGCACTTCATACACCGTCGTCTGCGAGAAGCGCGACGCCGGATGA
- a CDS encoding DUF1508 domain-containing protein, with translation MSSSSEIHQNLFRLYEHYVGEPDSSKDVYGYWVFIVGYLLGAAGIFTYVVGYAGSAGSYTLIRISGVTAATGLALCLFGIVLMLPVRRIGIYASALGLLVALGGVVFFGWAYPNNWRDLGTDYSVQVISVYTLGIGLIAGVTALVPILTGQKGMFVEEEGATDDPEIMTGDAMEGAQFAVFRDEDGDWKWNVLHLEALATSNDSAVTRPEATESIERVQSQISSAGLMELTTSAFRLYEDRDGTWQWTLARDDGSVVGASTGEFEERDGAENSVSFLKDRGPEADVIEIEGAAFTYEERRDQWYWQLVDDERTPLASTDTGHRTLEAAEGAARTFAERFDRARLLDIEHVGVELVERAGDWTWRFVDDRDEVVATASDDYNSRRDAEAAAEALLPALESAAVTVAGEPTYECYESGSQWRWRLVDESEHVVARSPTDATARGAVEETADRFGDHARVADVVEIDDAEYEVYPAENGPSAAADDGDNLPAAVDEAMTDGGTELEFEDGAGQTPTGPDWNWRLVTEDRDVVAASTEPHPDAESATDAIERVRQQASEADLIEFEHAAFQVYEADDSEWRWRLIDEDGNVLADSGEEHTSRGEAAEAMMTLKEQAPEAELLEIETAAFELFVNEDDEWGWRLIDEAGKLVAEDPATHPTRGAARQAMNRLLEHLDSDVRTMDDAIFQPYADEDWQWRFVLPSGETVAEAGDTHATRDELVADLDDVRESAASARTHAIGEVAVQLYDSGGWHWRLLDRDREEVADSTVTYADCDGAVGGVEALQTHVADAPIFAIEDAAIRLNRDDGWSWELVDREREVIASAVGAGASKAAVLDDIEAVRQLAPMAGRVDFDVASFELVADDEGRWQWRLIDEDGRTIASGTEAHDSTEAVRAALEDVRELIADASILEIDSVSFELHTAEGGDGWVWQLIDEYGTTMAESTQTYENRTEAREAMNDVKAHAPNGWITFTE, from the coding sequence ATGTCTTCATCAAGTGAAATTCACCAAAACTTGTTTCGGCTATACGAACACTACGTCGGTGAACCCGACTCGAGCAAGGACGTCTACGGCTACTGGGTGTTTATCGTGGGCTACCTGCTCGGGGCGGCCGGCATTTTCACCTACGTCGTCGGCTACGCCGGCAGCGCGGGATCCTATACCCTGATCAGGATCTCCGGCGTCACCGCGGCAACGGGGCTGGCGCTCTGTCTGTTCGGCATCGTCTTGATGCTCCCGGTGCGCAGGATCGGGATCTACGCGAGCGCGCTCGGACTGCTGGTTGCACTCGGCGGCGTCGTCTTTTTCGGCTGGGCCTATCCCAACAACTGGCGGGATCTGGGAACCGACTACAGCGTTCAGGTCATCTCTGTTTACACGCTCGGGATCGGACTGATCGCGGGCGTCACCGCTCTCGTTCCCATTCTGACGGGCCAGAAGGGGATGTTCGTCGAGGAAGAGGGTGCGACCGACGATCCGGAGATCATGACCGGCGACGCGATGGAGGGCGCCCAGTTCGCCGTCTTCCGCGACGAGGACGGCGACTGGAAGTGGAACGTTCTCCACCTCGAGGCGCTCGCGACGAGCAACGACAGCGCGGTCACACGACCCGAGGCGACCGAGAGCATCGAGCGCGTCCAATCCCAGATCAGTTCCGCGGGGCTGATGGAGTTGACCACCTCCGCGTTCCGGCTCTACGAGGATCGCGACGGGACCTGGCAGTGGACGCTGGCCCGCGACGACGGCAGCGTCGTCGGCGCCAGCACCGGTGAGTTCGAAGAGCGCGACGGCGCCGAGAACTCGGTCAGCTTCCTCAAGGACCGCGGCCCCGAGGCGGACGTTATCGAGATCGAGGGCGCGGCGTTCACCTACGAGGAACGGCGCGACCAGTGGTACTGGCAGTTGGTCGACGACGAGCGAACGCCGCTGGCCTCGACCGATACCGGCCACCGAACGCTGGAGGCCGCCGAGGGGGCGGCCCGGACGTTCGCCGAGCGGTTCGATCGGGCGCGGCTGCTCGACATCGAGCACGTCGGCGTCGAACTCGTCGAGCGCGCCGGCGACTGGACGTGGCGGTTCGTCGACGACCGCGACGAGGTCGTCGCCACCGCCTCCGACGACTACAACTCCCGCCGCGACGCCGAGGCGGCCGCCGAAGCGCTGCTCCCCGCGCTCGAGTCGGCCGCCGTCACGGTCGCCGGGGAGCCGACCTACGAATGCTACGAGTCGGGTTCGCAGTGGCGCTGGCGGCTCGTCGACGAGTCCGAACACGTCGTCGCCCGAAGTCCGACCGACGCGACGGCCCGCGGGGCCGTCGAGGAGACCGCCGATCGGTTCGGCGATCACGCTCGCGTCGCCGACGTCGTCGAGATCGACGACGCGGAGTACGAGGTCTACCCCGCGGAGAACGGGCCCTCGGCCGCCGCGGACGATGGGGACAACCTCCCGGCGGCGGTCGACGAGGCGATGACCGACGGCGGCACCGAACTCGAGTTCGAGGACGGGGCGGGCCAGACGCCGACCGGTCCCGACTGGAACTGGCGGCTCGTCACGGAGGACCGCGACGTCGTCGCCGCGAGCACTGAGCCTCATCCCGACGCCGAGTCGGCGACCGACGCCATCGAGCGCGTTCGCCAACAGGCCAGCGAGGCCGATCTCATCGAGTTCGAACACGCCGCGTTCCAGGTCTACGAGGCCGACGACAGCGAGTGGCGCTGGCGGCTCATCGACGAGGACGGCAACGTGCTGGCCGACAGCGGTGAGGAGCACACCTCCCGCGGCGAGGCCGCCGAGGCGATGATGACGCTCAAGGAACAGGCCCCCGAGGCCGAACTGCTCGAGATCGAGACCGCCGCCTTCGAGCTGTTCGTCAACGAGGACGACGAGTGGGGCTGGCGGCTCATCGACGAGGCCGGCAAACTCGTCGCCGAGGACCCCGCGACCCACCCCACCCGCGGCGCCGCCCGCCAGGCGATGAACCGCCTGCTCGAGCATCTCGATTCGGACGTCCGGACGATGGACGACGCGATCTTCCAGCCCTACGCGGACGAGGACTGGCAGTGGCGCTTCGTCCTGCCCTCGGGCGAGACCGTCGCGGAGGCCGGGGACACCCACGCCACCCGCGACGAGCTCGTCGCGGACTTAGACGACGTCCGCGAGTCGGCCGCGTCGGCCCGCACGCACGCGATCGGCGAGGTCGCCGTCCAGCTCTACGACAGCGGCGGCTGGCACTGGCGGCTGCTCGACCGCGACCGCGAGGAGGTCGCCGACTCGACGGTCACCTACGCCGACTGCGACGGCGCCGTCGGCGGCGTCGAAGCGCTGCAGACCCACGTCGCCGACGCGCCGATCTTCGCCATCGAGGACGCCGCGATCCGGCTGAACCGCGACGACGGCTGGTCGTGGGAGCTCGTCGACCGCGAGCGCGAGGTGATCGCGAGCGCGGTCGGTGCGGGGGCATCCAAGGCCGCCGTGCTCGACGATATCGAGGCCGTGCGCCAGCTGGCACCGATGGCCGGCCGCGTCGACTTCGACGTCGCCTCGTTCGAACTGGTCGCCGACGACGAGGGCCGCTGGCAGTGGCGGCTCATCGACGAGGACGGGCGCACCATCGCGAGCGGCACCGAAGCGCACGACTCGACCGAGGCCGTCCGCGCGGCCCTAGAGGACGTCCGCGAACTGATCGCCGACGCGAGCATCCTCGAGATCGACAGCGTCTCCTTCGAACTCCACACCGCCGAAGGCGGCGACGGCTGGGTCTGGCAGCTGATCGACGAGTACGGGACGACGATGGCCGAGAGCACTCAGACCTACGAGAACCGCACCGAGGCCCGCGAGGCGATGAACGACGTGAAGGCCCACGCGCCCAACGGCTGGATCACCTTCACGGAGTAA
- a CDS encoding pantoate kinase, producing MREEATAFVPGHITGFFSAHPDDDPTEAGSRGAGVTLTDGVEVTVEPTDEPASTIVLDGRTLEIDAVETVLETLAVTARVEAESDLPLGAGFGVSGAMALGTALAANRVFERELSWNELVTIAHGAEVQAGTGLGDVVAQARGGVPIRLEPGGPQVNKLDAIPARARVEYVTFGELSTADVLSGETDRLSAAGKQALSRVVEEPTLLSFMYASRLFAREAELLTERVARTIGDVTEVDGQASMAMLGETVFALGTGLSDAGYEPTVCATHPAGAMLK from the coding sequence ATGCGCGAGGAGGCGACGGCGTTCGTACCGGGGCACATCACGGGCTTTTTCAGCGCTCACCCAGACGACGATCCGACCGAGGCGGGCTCTCGCGGCGCGGGAGTGACGCTTACGGACGGCGTCGAGGTGACGGTCGAACCGACCGACGAGCCGGCATCGACGATCGTCCTCGACGGGAGGACACTCGAGATCGACGCCGTCGAGACCGTCCTCGAGACGCTCGCGGTCACGGCCCGCGTCGAGGCCGAGTCAGACCTTCCGCTGGGAGCGGGCTTCGGCGTCTCGGGGGCGATGGCGCTGGGGACGGCGCTGGCGGCCAACCGCGTGTTCGAACGCGAACTCTCCTGGAACGAACTCGTGACGATCGCCCACGGGGCGGAAGTACAGGCCGGGACGGGACTGGGCGACGTGGTCGCCCAGGCCCGCGGCGGCGTGCCGATCCGACTCGAGCCGGGCGGACCGCAGGTGAACAAGCTGGACGCGATTCCCGCACGGGCGCGCGTCGAGTACGTGACGTTCGGGGAGCTCTCGACGGCCGACGTCCTCTCAGGCGAGACCGACCGGCTCTCGGCGGCCGGCAAGCAGGCGCTCTCTCGGGTGGTCGAAGAGCCGACGCTTCTCTCCTTTATGTACGCCTCGCGGCTGTTCGCCCGCGAAGCGGAGCTGTTGACCGAGCGGGTCGCGCGAACGATCGGCGACGTCACGGAGGTCGACGGCCAGGCCTCGATGGCTATGCTCGGCGAAACCGTCTTCGCGCTCGGGACGGGGCTCTCCGACGCCGGCTACGAGCCAACCGTCTGCGCGACACATCCCGCGGGTGCGATGCTGAAATGA